A genomic segment from Brassica napus cultivar Da-Ae chromosome C9 unlocalized genomic scaffold, Da-Ae chrC09_Random_41, whole genome shotgun sequence encodes:
- the LOC125595101 gene encoding photosystem I P700 chlorophyll a apoprotein A1-like: MAEAWFAQAAEYWKQAITLTPACCDPTHIGPSAQVVWPIVGQEILNGDVGGASRKQITSGFLSALASIGITSEQLNCTALAQCLRSLNAFLVGSIIKKQLQNWLGSQDVESMLNHHLAGLLGLGSLSWAGHQVHVSLPINQFLNAGVDPKKYHFLMNFILNRDLLAQLYPSFAEGATPFFTLNWSKYSDFLTFRGGLDPVTGGLWLTDTAHHHLAIAILFLIAGHMYRTNWGIGHGLKIF, from the coding sequence CATGCTGTGATCCTACTCACATTGGACCTAGTGCTCAGGTGGTTTGGCCAATAGTGGGCCAAGAAATCCTGAATGGAGATGTGGGCGGAGCTTCGAGGAAACAAATAACCTCTGGCTTTTTGTCAGCTTTGGCGAGCATTGGAATAACGAGTGAACAACTTAATTGTACCGCATTGGCGCAATGTCTTCGCAGCCTTAATGCTTTTCTGGTTGGTTCCATTATCAAAAAGCAGCTCCAAAATTGGCTTGGTTCCCAAGATGTAGAATCTATGTTGAATCACCATTTAGCAGGGCTACTAGGACTTGGGTCCCTTTCGTGGGCAGGACATCAAGTACATGTATCTTTACCGATTAACCAATTTCTAAATGCTGGAGTAGATCCTAAGAAATACCACTTCCTCATGAATTTTATCTTGAATCGGGATCTTTTGGCTCAACTTTATCCAAGTTTTGCTGAAGGAGCAACCCCCTTTTTTACCTTGAATTGGTCAAAATACTCAGACTTTCTTACTTTTCGTGGTGGATTAGATCCAGTGACCGGGGGTCTATGGTTAACCGATACAGCACATCATCATTTAGCTATCGCAATTCTTTTCCTAATAGCAGGTCATATGTATAGGACCAACTGGGGTATTGGTCATGGTCTAAAGATATTTTAG